In a single window of the Amphiura filiformis unplaced genomic scaffold, Afil_fr2py scaffold_55, whole genome shotgun sequence genome:
- the LOC140144443 gene encoding LOW QUALITY PROTEIN: oxidative stress-induced growth inhibitor 1-like (The sequence of the model RefSeq protein was modified relative to this genomic sequence to represent the inferred CDS: inserted 1 base in 1 codon; deleted 1 base in 1 codon), translating into MAEGGSVTQPGGSGKKRGCKRKCNCTKECCYSQVVIIGNGPSGICLSYILSXNWPYFLRGTTPDPCLQIKLKDDVSILEQDLDYLSGGLEGRSRNPVALLFDTLHQPNADLGDDEKSRLEWRHHNDRVMQHVVLGKGQPGGSWREMDGSVLTLSLGKWMELPGVTFQEWIQEYREQNAINNNNTKAEESSQTRATLGEVAKYYAEYVSTTDILSNFIARTEVTSVRRLKGKRVINNESGEPEIPCQGCCKFEGDNLFEVKGRHYNGMCGCSQEFTVLTPNVVMATGMLGNPNRLNVEGESQSYVCTSLKDLDNAVQQEDVHSKSDPILVIGAGLNAADAVLCALKQGIPVIHAFRRRSGDRDVIYAKLPKSVYPEYNQMISMMKESSSHDGLYTSYAEHRVVEFKSDRKVVLSGPNDERLELPVSLALVMIGNLPDLSFLPNQGRNLGASKGRPISGRDNPIDVNPLFMESLAEPGLFALGPLVGDNFVRYAQGGCMALAQHFAMKNGWVQEMKVHENGEEEEEEEVSQ; encoded by the exons ATGGCAGAAGGGGGCAGTGTGACACAGCCTGGTGGTAGCGGTAAGAAACGCGGGTGTAAGAGGAAGTGTAATTGTACCAAGGAGTGTTGCTATTCGCAAGTCGTTATCATTG GTAACGGACCGTCAGGAATTTGTCTTTCTTATATACTAT GGAATTGGCCTTACTTTTTACGGGGAACCACACCTGACCCGTGtttacaaattaaattaaaagatgaTGTGTCGATACTAGAACAG GACCTGGATTACCTCAGCGGTGGCCTGGAGGGACGATCACGCAACCCAGTAGCGCTGCTTTTTGATACTTTACACCAACCAAATGCAGACCTTGGGGATGATGAGAAATCGCGGCTTGAATGGCGCCACCACAACGATAGAGTCATGCAGCATGTGGTGCTTGGAAAGGGTCAGCCTGGAGGGTCATGGAGG gaaatggATGGATCTGTGTTGACGTTAAGTTTGGGGAAATGGATGGAACTACCTGGTGTCACATTTCAGGAATGGATACAAGAATACAG AGAACAAAAtgcaatcaataataataataccaaagCAGAAGAGTCATCTCAAACTCGAGCAACTCTCGGTGAAGTGGCCAAATATTATGCCGAATATGTCAGCACTACGGATATTCTGAGTAACTTTATTGCCCGGACCGAAGTTACATCGGTACGACGGTTGAAAGGCAAACGTGTCATAAACAATGAAAGTGGCGAGCCTGAAATTCCCTGCCAAGGCTGTTGTAAGTTTGAAGGCGATAAtctgtttgaggtcaaaggtcggcATTACAACGGCATGTGCGGGTGCAGCCAAGAATTCACCGTTTTGACGCCAAACGTTGTCATGGCAACAGGAATGCTGGGAAATCCAAACAGGTTGAACGTAGAAGGAGAGTCACAGTCGTATGTGTGCACTAGCCTTAAAGATTTAGACAATGCTGTGCAACAAGAGGACGTACATTCCAAATCGGACCCAATACTAGTCATAGGCGCAGGTCTAAATGCAGCTGATGCGGTGCTGTGCGCACTGAAACAAGGCATTCCTGTAATTCACGCTTTTAGAAGACGAAGCGGA GATCGGGATGTGATATACGCCAAATTGCCAAAATCGGTGTATCCCGAATATAACCAAATGATCTCTATGATGAAGGAGTCCTCAAGTCATGATGGCTTGTATACAAGTTACGCAGAGCATAGAGTTGTAGAGTTCAAATCGGACAGGAAAGTGGTTCTTAGCGGACCTAACGATGAGAGGCTCGAGTTACCAGTCTCACTTGCGCTTGTCATGATCGGTAACCTACCCGATTTGTCGTTTCTTCCAAACCAAGGTAGGAATCTTGGCGCTAGTAAAGGTAGGCCGATATCCGGACGCGATAACCCAATTGATGTCAACCCGCTTTTTATGGAATCACTTGCAGAGCCAGGGTTGTTTGCATTAGGACCATTAGTCGGGGATAATTTCGTGAGATATGCGCAGGGAGGATGCATGGCATTAGCGCAACATTTTGCGATGAAGAACGGTTGGGTGCAGGAGATGAAGGTACATGAAAAtggggaggaggaagaggaggaggaagtgTCACAGTAG